In a single window of the Amycolatopsis sp. cg5 genome:
- a CDS encoding VWA domain-containing protein, producing the protein MTEPLGFSLKLSQNKYLSLSDTTMDAVLAVTSTGGSAAEAAEVLLVDCSSSMDWPPGKIEAAREAAMAVIDTLRDDVLFAIVQGTEAATMVYPDTPGLLPVNPETRAAAKKAASGLIASGGTAMSTWLRLAGKLMEPYPGRVRHAILLTDGRNQSERRTLLEATLKECDFACDARGIGDDWDPYELSLITRALRGRADAVVEEGALAEDFRQLTGMVMGKVLPELRLRITTAPGTRLKFLKQKWPLQEDFTDLVVETGPNIVELATGPWGAETREYHLCLEIGPGERVLGQEVDFGEVGLVDIGHPTRVLGHFTADRALSGRRSDDEVRVREYDEMTAAALNGLAALELGDQDKAIAYWGVAIRLATKHGNADLLSRLRPIVGPDDTGRMRIKQDIRQRDIYSLIQGASVTGSGHRPRLPEAGGPDLVCAECAWISPPGSKICVKCGHREFR; encoded by the coding sequence GTGACGGAACCACTCGGGTTCAGCCTGAAACTGAGCCAGAACAAGTATCTGTCCCTTTCGGACACGACGATGGACGCGGTGCTCGCCGTGACGTCGACCGGCGGGTCGGCCGCCGAAGCCGCCGAGGTGCTGCTCGTCGACTGCTCCAGTTCGATGGACTGGCCGCCTGGCAAGATCGAGGCGGCCAGGGAAGCGGCCATGGCGGTGATCGACACACTGCGTGACGACGTGCTGTTCGCGATCGTCCAGGGCACCGAGGCCGCGACCATGGTCTATCCGGACACACCCGGCTTGCTGCCGGTGAATCCGGAGACCAGGGCGGCGGCCAAGAAGGCGGCAAGCGGGCTGATCGCCAGCGGTGGCACCGCGATGAGCACCTGGCTGCGGCTCGCCGGGAAGCTGATGGAGCCGTATCCGGGCCGGGTGCGGCATGCGATCCTGCTCACCGACGGCCGCAACCAGAGTGAGCGCCGGACGTTGCTGGAAGCGACACTGAAGGAGTGCGATTTCGCTTGTGACGCAAGGGGAATCGGCGACGACTGGGATCCGTACGAGCTGAGCCTGATCACGCGTGCGCTGCGTGGGCGGGCGGACGCGGTGGTCGAGGAAGGTGCTCTTGCCGAGGACTTCCGGCAGCTCACCGGGATGGTCATGGGCAAGGTGCTGCCCGAGCTGCGGCTGCGGATCACCACCGCGCCGGGCACCCGGCTGAAGTTCCTCAAGCAGAAATGGCCGCTACAGGAGGATTTCACCGACCTCGTCGTCGAGACCGGGCCGAACATCGTCGAGCTGGCGACCGGACCGTGGGGTGCCGAGACCCGCGAGTACCACCTCTGCCTGGAAATCGGGCCCGGCGAGCGCGTGCTGGGCCAAGAGGTCGATTTCGGCGAGGTCGGGCTCGTGGACATCGGACATCCGACGCGGGTACTCGGCCACTTCACCGCCGACCGGGCGTTGTCCGGGAGACGATCGGACGACGAGGTGCGGGTCCGTGAATACGACGAGATGACCGCGGCCGCGCTGAACGGCCTTGCGGCGCTCGAGCTGGGCGACCAGGACAAGGCGATCGCGTACTGGGGCGTCGCGATCCGGCTGGCGACCAAGCACGGCAACGCGGACCTGCTGTCGCGGTTGCGGCCGATCGTCGGGCCTGACGACACCGGCCGGATGCGGATCAAGCAGGATATCCGGCAGCGTGACATCTACTCGCTCATCCAGGGTGCGTCCGTGACCGGGTCCGGCCACCGGCCTCGGCTTCCGGAGGCAGGCGGGCCGGATCTGGTCTGCGCCGAGTGCGCGTGGATCTCGCCGCCAGGCTCGAAGATCTGCGTCAAATGCGGGCATCGGGAGTTCCGATGA
- a CDS encoding tetratricopeptide repeat protein, translating into MTAEPTGTTRGAEPAQLPSVTVADPGGRLLSDPDYPEKHRHCGNPACRRPVGRGYAGQPGLMEGFCGVCEFPFSFVPKLCAGDRVADRYDVVGWLARGGLGWVYLAKDSHLDDRYVALKGVINPNDPRLPRLARVERDALIRLDHPNIVRIGNFVTDARGAEYIVMDYVGGLTLAEIIEHPAELRAEHVCSYGKQILAALDHLHANGLLYCDLKPDNVMHSGTQVKVIDLGATREIGDRDSDPIGTPGFQVGPDEIDKRGLTVRSDIHTVGRTLIALLGAVEHEQDSLTRLLARAVTAYEQRFPDAAAMAEQLGGVEREIRSLLDGIPRPSPSVWFEDTAELMDAGLGAVPGLDKWTSAARPGLDPGLPAPAQGAARLPIPRFDPADPAATFLGTVTAGDPKRLLSKLDTFPAPSVEIELRRVRAWVELPDSADAAAEALGRAEALLGLAVYHDWRIQWHHGLLALLRGRPSDAWRAFDRVYSILPGESAPKLALGFCDEHLPRFAKEAEWYYRAVWRRDPAQASAAFGLARLALRDGEYRAAIDILDKVPAVSRHHDAAHIAGVRILAAREDDLAVAEAVARLPVLYLDGGDETGEFRDRLTTIVREAVLRRVRANGHVPGFDEPGIRRQLEKSFRKLAGRARDLREHGILVDLANENRPRSLQ; encoded by the coding sequence ATGACCGCGGAGCCGACCGGCACGACGAGAGGCGCTGAGCCCGCGCAGCTGCCGTCGGTGACCGTCGCCGATCCGGGTGGCAGGCTGCTGTCCGACCCCGACTACCCCGAGAAACACCGCCACTGCGGCAATCCGGCGTGCCGCAGGCCGGTCGGCCGTGGCTACGCGGGCCAGCCGGGGCTCATGGAAGGCTTCTGCGGGGTCTGCGAGTTCCCGTTCTCGTTCGTGCCGAAACTGTGCGCGGGCGACCGGGTGGCCGACCGGTACGACGTCGTCGGCTGGCTCGCTCGCGGCGGGCTCGGCTGGGTCTACCTGGCCAAGGACAGTCATCTCGACGATCGGTACGTGGCGCTGAAGGGCGTGATCAACCCCAACGACCCCCGGCTGCCGAGGCTGGCCAGGGTCGAGCGCGACGCGCTCATCCGGCTCGATCACCCGAACATCGTGCGCATCGGGAACTTCGTCACCGACGCGCGCGGCGCCGAATACATCGTGATGGACTATGTCGGCGGACTGACCTTGGCCGAGATCATCGAGCATCCGGCGGAGCTACGGGCGGAACATGTTTGCTCCTATGGGAAACAGATACTCGCCGCACTCGATCACCTGCACGCCAACGGCCTGCTCTACTGCGACCTGAAGCCGGACAACGTGATGCACTCCGGCACCCAGGTCAAGGTCATCGACCTCGGCGCCACCCGCGAGATCGGCGACCGCGACAGCGATCCGATCGGCACACCCGGTTTCCAGGTCGGCCCCGACGAGATCGACAAGCGCGGCCTGACCGTGCGCTCCGACATCCACACCGTCGGCAGGACGTTGATCGCGCTCTTGGGCGCGGTCGAGCACGAGCAGGATTCGCTGACCCGGCTGCTCGCCCGCGCGGTGACCGCGTACGAGCAGCGGTTCCCGGACGCCGCCGCGATGGCCGAGCAGCTCGGCGGTGTGGAACGGGAGATCCGCTCGCTGCTGGACGGCATACCGCGGCCGTCGCCGTCGGTGTGGTTCGAGGACACCGCCGAGCTGATGGACGCCGGGCTCGGTGCCGTGCCAGGGCTCGACAAGTGGACTTCGGCCGCACGACCGGGTCTCGACCCCGGGCTGCCGGCACCGGCTCAGGGCGCGGCGAGACTGCCCATTCCCCGATTCGATCCCGCCGACCCGGCCGCGACCTTCCTCGGCACCGTCACCGCGGGCGACCCGAAACGACTACTGTCCAAATTGGACACCTTCCCGGCGCCGTCGGTGGAGATCGAACTGCGCCGGGTGCGCGCGTGGGTCGAGCTGCCGGACAGCGCGGACGCGGCGGCCGAGGCGCTGGGCCGGGCCGAAGCGCTGCTGGGCTTGGCGGTGTACCACGACTGGCGGATCCAATGGCACCACGGGCTCTTGGCCTTGCTCAGGGGCAGGCCGTCGGACGCGTGGCGGGCGTTCGACAGGGTCTACTCGATATTGCCGGGCGAGAGCGCGCCCAAGCTCGCGCTGGGCTTTTGCGACGAGCACCTGCCGCGGTTCGCGAAGGAGGCCGAGTGGTACTACCGAGCGGTCTGGCGCCGTGATCCGGCGCAGGCGAGCGCGGCGTTCGGGCTGGCCAGGCTCGCGCTACGGGACGGGGAGTACCGCGCGGCGATCGACATACTCGACAAGGTGCCCGCGGTGTCGCGGCACCACGACGCGGCGCACATCGCGGGTGTCCGCATCCTCGCCGCCAGGGAGGACGACCTGGCGGTGGCCGAGGCGGTGGCACGCCTGCCGGTGCTCTATCTCGACGGTGGTGACGAGACCGGGGAGTTCCGCGACCGGCTGACCACGATCGTGCGCGAGGCGGTACTCCGCCGGGTCCGAGCGAACGGTCACGTGCCCGGCTTCGACGAGCCGGGGATCAGGCGTCAGCTGGAGAAGTCCTTCCGCAAGCTCGCAGGCCGCGCCCGTGATCTGCGTGAGCACGGCATCCTGGTCGACCTGGCGAACGAGAACCGGCCGAGGAGTCTCCAGTGA
- a CDS encoding serine protease yields the protein MGLLLGDGEVLTCAHVVTAALGCPDGVKTPPAQGIPITFLALAGSPTVTARVIPECWAPAGADGRADIALLKLDAPEIPGARLHRLPPRAGHRVVRAHGVPAKHPDGVWAYARLAGPVGPAGEWVQLDALAGGQLVRRGFSGAAVLDERSEAVVGIVVMAHRDERERLACMIPVTTLEYHLPGLKRWIGKDLPAAARVCVFGTDDLGPGASEVWIDVRGLSVGEVHERIEGRISRDPRPVAVTLAGLDEAERPEELLQSMKGLMQGDNQVAVEFLSDDSPGLRMAQEWLREENTARLAKLTGRIEELQTAEAALRARWLEASHVVSPLPEAPCAAPSLLLRARALDGRGLDTGDARGKLGAIERKTGRAAGRVGPVRTEIDAMLARYRETKGLLRAYNARATDFGLCEDLELSVLHRPAAEAISHRPCAVPQAEILVAAYVEAVRRRIDDLPEGAG from the coding sequence ATGGGTCTGCTCCTTGGCGACGGTGAAGTGCTCACTTGCGCGCACGTCGTCACGGCGGCTCTCGGCTGCCCTGATGGCGTGAAAACCCCGCCCGCACAAGGAATCCCGATCACCTTCCTCGCGCTGGCCGGTTCGCCGACGGTGACCGCGCGAGTGATCCCCGAGTGCTGGGCGCCCGCCGGCGCGGACGGCCGTGCCGACATCGCGTTGCTCAAGCTCGACGCCCCCGAGATACCGGGCGCCAGGCTGCACCGGCTGCCGCCGCGCGCGGGGCACCGGGTCGTACGCGCGCATGGCGTGCCCGCGAAACATCCCGACGGTGTCTGGGCGTACGCGCGACTCGCCGGGCCGGTCGGGCCCGCCGGTGAATGGGTGCAGCTCGACGCGCTCGCGGGCGGGCAGCTCGTGCGGCGCGGTTTCAGTGGCGCGGCGGTGCTCGACGAGCGCAGCGAGGCCGTCGTCGGCATCGTCGTCATGGCACATCGCGACGAGCGCGAACGCCTGGCCTGCATGATCCCCGTGACCACGCTGGAGTACCACCTGCCCGGCCTCAAGCGGTGGATCGGCAAGGACCTGCCGGCGGCCGCGCGGGTGTGCGTGTTCGGCACCGACGATCTCGGACCGGGCGCGTCCGAGGTCTGGATCGACGTCAGGGGCCTCTCGGTCGGTGAGGTCCATGAGCGGATCGAAGGCCGGATCAGCCGGGATCCGCGTCCGGTGGCGGTGACGCTGGCCGGTCTCGACGAGGCGGAGCGCCCGGAGGAACTGCTCCAGTCGATGAAAGGCCTGATGCAGGGCGACAATCAGGTCGCCGTCGAGTTCCTCAGCGACGACTCGCCCGGCCTGCGGATGGCACAGGAATGGCTGCGCGAGGAGAACACCGCTCGGCTGGCCAAGCTGACCGGCCGGATCGAAGAGCTGCAAACCGCCGAGGCCGCGTTGCGGGCCCGGTGGCTGGAAGCGTCGCACGTGGTGAGCCCGCTGCCGGAAGCTCCTTGCGCGGCACCGAGTCTGCTGCTGAGGGCACGGGCACTCGATGGCCGGGGCCTCGACACCGGCGATGCCCGAGGCAAACTCGGCGCGATCGAGCGCAAGACCGGGCGGGCGGCAGGCCGGGTCGGGCCGGTGCGCACCGAGATCGACGCGATGCTCGCGCGATATCGCGAAACCAAAGGCCTGCTGCGCGCGTACAACGCCCGCGCCACTGACTTCGGGCTGTGCGAGGACCTCGAACTGTCCGTGCTGCATCGCCCCGCCGCCGAAGCGATCAGTCACCGGCCCTGCGCCGTGCCACAGGCGGAAATCCTGGTGGCGGCCTACGTCGAAGCCGTCCGGCGCCGGATCGACGACCTGCCGGAGGGAGCCGGATGA
- the pip gene encoding prolyl aminopeptidase, translated as MYPPIDPYDSGLLDVGDGNQVFWQLYGNPGGKPAVVVHGGPGTGCSPGMPRHFDPERYRVLLFDQRGSGGSTPHASEYTVDLSVNTTEHLLADMERLREHFGIDRWLVFGGSWGSTLGLAYAERHPDRVTEMVICGVTTSRRSELDWLYRGAGALFPEEWERFRDTAGTDDVLGGYVRLMADPGPAVRAKATDAWCAWEDTVLSLEPNGVPKPFGSMPPKQREAVVRICSHYFANDCWLEDGVLLREAGRLKGIPAVLIHGRLDISGPLQTAWELAKLWPDAELAVIEDSGHTGSDEMRARMRRALDDFVLG; from the coding sequence TTGTATCCGCCCATCGACCCGTACGACTCCGGGCTGCTCGACGTCGGCGACGGGAATCAGGTCTTTTGGCAGCTGTACGGCAACCCCGGAGGCAAGCCCGCCGTCGTCGTGCACGGCGGCCCCGGCACCGGCTGCTCCCCGGGAATGCCGCGGCACTTCGACCCCGAGCGCTACCGGGTGCTGCTCTTCGACCAGCGCGGATCCGGCGGCAGCACCCCGCACGCGAGTGAGTACACGGTCGACCTGAGCGTGAACACCACCGAGCACCTCCTCGCCGACATGGAGCGCCTGCGCGAGCATTTCGGCATCGACCGCTGGCTGGTGTTCGGCGGTTCCTGGGGCTCGACGCTCGGCCTCGCGTACGCCGAGCGGCACCCGGATCGCGTCACCGAGATGGTCATCTGCGGCGTCACGACCTCTCGGCGCTCCGAGCTCGACTGGCTCTACCGCGGCGCCGGCGCCCTCTTCCCCGAAGAATGGGAACGCTTCCGCGACACCGCGGGCACCGACGACGTGCTGGGCGGCTACGTCCGCCTGATGGCCGACCCCGGCCCCGCGGTACGCGCCAAGGCCACGGATGCCTGGTGCGCCTGGGAAGACACCGTCCTGTCGCTCGAGCCGAACGGCGTCCCCAAGCCTTTCGGCAGCATGCCGCCGAAGCAACGCGAAGCCGTCGTCCGCATTTGCTCGCACTACTTCGCGAACGACTGCTGGCTCGAAGACGGCGTCCTGCTGCGAGAAGCCGGCCGTCTCAAAGGCATCCCGGCCGTCCTGATCCACGGCAGGCTCGACATCAGCGGCCCGCTGCAAACGGCATGGGAACTCGCCAAACTCTGGCCGGACGCGGAATTGGCCGTCATCGAGGATTCCGGCCACACAGGCAGCGACGAAATGCGCGCCAGAATGCGCCGCGCGCTCGACGATTTCGTGCTGGGCTGA
- a CDS encoding MerR family transcriptional regulator — MTVTQDTLGIGELAELTGVSVRTIRFYCDEGILESRRSAGGHRRFDPAAVEQLNLVRRLRRLGLDLTAITAVLLGERSMDEAIAATRAALDVEFETLAWRRASLSAIEQASPAERAARMDLLAKVVDGRAAHDAIVTFWRGLILAPIRESLAEKFIVSNAPEPPSAPTPGQVVAYAEMATLVADRSLSERLIARSRANVEKVRDEEGLWDGLAEAGGAAYPLILAGRAPEPGKALDLFVDAHASARGERDSPEFRRELLLSVDADRDPRLGRYWRLSREVTGAAVPVGVLLCWLIDALGESVSACG; from the coding sequence GTGACTGTGACCCAGGACACACTTGGCATCGGTGAGCTGGCCGAGCTGACCGGGGTCTCCGTGCGCACGATCCGGTTCTACTGCGATGAGGGCATTCTCGAATCGCGGCGCAGCGCCGGCGGGCATCGCCGGTTCGACCCGGCCGCGGTGGAGCAGCTGAACCTGGTCCGGCGGCTGCGCAGGCTCGGGCTCGACCTGACGGCGATCACGGCCGTGCTGCTCGGCGAGCGGTCCATGGACGAGGCGATCGCCGCCACGCGTGCGGCGCTCGACGTCGAGTTCGAGACGCTGGCCTGGCGCCGCGCGTCGTTGAGCGCGATCGAGCAGGCGAGCCCCGCCGAGCGGGCGGCGCGGATGGATCTGCTGGCCAAGGTCGTCGACGGGCGGGCCGCGCACGATGCCATCGTGACGTTCTGGCGTGGCCTTATCCTCGCGCCGATCCGGGAATCGCTGGCGGAGAAGTTCATCGTCTCGAACGCGCCGGAACCACCGTCCGCGCCGACGCCGGGCCAGGTCGTCGCGTACGCCGAAATGGCCACGCTCGTCGCGGACCGCTCGCTCAGCGAACGCTTGATCGCCAGGTCGCGCGCCAATGTCGAGAAGGTGCGCGACGAGGAAGGGCTGTGGGACGGCCTCGCCGAAGCCGGTGGCGCCGCCTATCCGTTGATTCTGGCCGGGCGGGCACCGGAACCGGGGAAGGCGCTCGACCTCTTCGTCGACGCGCACGCGTCCGCACGCGGCGAGCGCGACAGCCCGGAATTCCGGCGTGAGCTGCTGCTGAGCGTCGACGCCGACCGCGATCCCCGGCTGGGCCGCTATTGGCGGCTCTCCCGTGAGGTGACCGGGGCCGCGGTCCCGGTCGGCGTGCTGCTCTGCTGGCTGATCGACGCGCTCGGCGAATCCGTCAGCGCTTGTGGATGA
- a CDS encoding maleylpyruvate isomerase family mycothiol-dependent enzyme encodes MLGLDFDLLAGRLREQTAGLAANIDGLDPETRVPTCPKWQVRDLVVHVGAAHRWAAEIIRTDCRVPLPDPSEANPGPPGNWPEWLRIGATLLIDAVRTVGPQAKVWIVATEGPAIFWLRRLLNDTTVHHADSALTAGVEYKLDPGHAADVITEGLQLISYPGAEKLKPEVADLHGTGQTLLWQPEEPGLDGWRITRTPDGVRWEASSEAADVTVSGPVRDLMLMFTGRLPVDGVTGDRALLNHWVTHTAF; translated from the coding sequence ATGCTGGGACTGGACTTCGATCTGCTGGCCGGGCGCCTGCGCGAGCAAACGGCCGGGCTGGCCGCGAACATCGACGGACTGGACCCGGAAACCCGGGTGCCCACCTGCCCGAAATGGCAGGTCCGCGACCTGGTCGTGCACGTCGGCGCCGCCCACCGCTGGGCGGCCGAGATCATCCGCACCGACTGCCGTGTCCCACTGCCCGACCCGAGCGAAGCGAACCCTGGCCCGCCCGGAAACTGGCCCGAATGGCTGCGCATCGGGGCAACCCTGTTGATCGACGCGGTACGGACGGTCGGCCCCCAGGCCAAGGTCTGGATCGTCGCGACCGAAGGACCGGCGATCTTCTGGCTGCGGCGGTTGCTGAACGACACGACCGTGCACCACGCGGACTCGGCGTTGACCGCGGGCGTCGAATACAAGCTCGACCCCGGGCACGCGGCCGACGTGATCACCGAAGGCCTGCAGCTGATTTCCTATCCTGGCGCGGAAAAACTCAAGCCTGAGGTGGCGGATCTGCACGGAACGGGCCAGACCCTGTTGTGGCAGCCCGAAGAACCCGGCTTGGACGGCTGGCGCATCACCCGGACGCCGGACGGCGTGCGCTGGGAGGCTTCGTCCGAAGCCGCCGATGTCACCGTTTCCGGGCCGGTGCGCGATCTCATGCTGATGTTCACCGGACGACTGCCCGTCGACGGCGTCACCGGTGATCGCGCGCTGCTCAACCATTGGGTCACCCACACGGCGTTCTGA
- a CDS encoding Hsp20/alpha crystallin family protein, whose protein sequence is MVRIEESTEDGKYVVRAELPGFDADKQITVTSHGGVLTINAQREARAVSSGRSEFHYGSFTRNVSLPPGADASQISARYVKGILELAMPYTESLKDKQIEIKVEQD, encoded by the coding sequence ATGGTACGAATCGAAGAGTCCACAGAGGACGGAAAGTACGTGGTGCGCGCGGAGCTGCCTGGCTTCGACGCCGACAAGCAGATCACGGTGACCTCGCACGGCGGCGTGCTGACCATCAACGCGCAGAGGGAGGCGCGTGCGGTGTCGAGCGGGCGCAGCGAGTTCCACTACGGCTCGTTCACCCGCAATGTCTCGCTGCCGCCGGGTGCGGACGCTTCGCAGATCAGCGCCAGGTACGTCAAAGGCATCCTCGAGCTGGCGATGCCGTACACCGAGTCGCTGAAGGACAAGCAGATCGAGATCAAGGTCGAGCAGGACTGA
- a CDS encoding exodeoxyribonuclease III, with translation MRVATWNVNSVKQRVPRLLPWLDERQPDVVCLQETKLVDDAFLALLGDELAQRGYEVALSGEVQWNGVAILSKVGLEDVVTGIDGAPGFPHQEARAVAATCGGVRVHSLYVPNGREPDSEHYHYKLAWLAKLAEVVAAGPADALVCGDMNIAPADADVFDPAAYVGQTHVTEPERAALTSLLALGLHDVVRDRWPDKRIFSYWDYRAGMFHQDLGMRIDLVLASTPVAGRVKAAWIDRLARKGTGPSDHAPVMVDLDEAPDGDIGPVVPPPSAKPSKRPRKLPQAKDS, from the coding sequence ATGCGCGTAGCGACCTGGAACGTGAACTCGGTCAAGCAGCGGGTACCCCGGCTTCTGCCGTGGCTGGACGAACGGCAGCCGGACGTCGTCTGCCTGCAGGAGACCAAGCTCGTCGACGACGCCTTCCTCGCCTTACTCGGCGACGAGCTGGCGCAGCGCGGGTACGAGGTCGCGCTGAGCGGCGAGGTCCAGTGGAACGGGGTCGCGATCCTGTCCAAGGTCGGCCTCGAGGACGTCGTGACCGGCATCGACGGCGCGCCCGGCTTTCCGCATCAGGAGGCTCGCGCGGTCGCCGCGACCTGCGGCGGCGTCCGCGTGCACTCGCTGTACGTGCCGAACGGCCGTGAGCCGGATTCGGAGCACTACCACTACAAACTCGCCTGGCTGGCGAAGCTGGCCGAGGTCGTCGCCGCGGGCCCGGCCGACGCGCTCGTCTGCGGTGACATGAACATCGCGCCTGCCGACGCGGACGTCTTCGACCCCGCGGCGTACGTCGGCCAGACGCACGTGACCGAGCCCGAGCGGGCGGCGCTGACGTCGCTGCTGGCGCTCGGGCTGCACGATGTCGTGCGCGATCGGTGGCCGGACAAGCGGATCTTCAGTTACTGGGACTACCGGGCCGGCATGTTCCACCAGGACCTGGGCATGCGGATCGACCTGGTGCTGGCGTCGACGCCGGTCGCCGGGCGGGTCAAGGCCGCCTGGATCGACCGGCTGGCGCGCAAGGGCACCGGGCCCAGTGACCACGCCCCGGTCATGGTCGACCTCGACGAAGCCCCGGACGGCGACATCGGCCCCGTCGTGCCACCACCGTCGGCCAAGCCGAGCAAGCGACCACGGAAGCTTCCGCAAGCCAAGGACTCGTGA
- a CDS encoding TAXI family TRAP transporter solute-binding subunit, which translates to MRARALLVIAMLTVTGCGGKQATQAGDGAGCEAADGRITIATGNSGGVYYVLGGGLAQLISNNTKLKATAAETGASVQNIQQLVNKDYDIAFSQGDTATDAVNGTGPFEGKPQKIQALARIYPNSTHVLVRSDTGINTVADLRGKRVSTGSPKSGTEVVANRLLQAAGLNPETDVQAQRLDLAKTSDGMKSGTLDALVWVGGLPTAQITDITTSMKGKVKLLDLSTLVEPLKKINPGYGPGIIPAASYGLGADVPTFVVPNMLLVREDFPAANACAITKLIFDKRADLEKVHPAAKQIDKVTARQTDPVPLHAGAGQALGS; encoded by the coding sequence ATGCGAGCGAGGGCGTTGCTGGTGATCGCGATGCTGACGGTGACGGGCTGCGGCGGCAAACAGGCGACGCAGGCGGGTGACGGCGCGGGCTGCGAGGCGGCCGACGGCCGCATCACCATCGCCACCGGCAACAGCGGCGGCGTCTACTACGTGCTCGGCGGCGGCCTCGCGCAGCTGATCAGCAACAACACCAAGCTGAAAGCCACCGCGGCCGAGACCGGCGCCTCGGTCCAGAACATCCAGCAGCTGGTCAACAAGGACTACGACATCGCGTTTTCCCAAGGCGACACGGCGACCGACGCGGTCAACGGCACCGGCCCGTTCGAGGGCAAACCCCAGAAGATCCAGGCACTCGCCCGCATCTACCCCAACTCGACCCACGTGCTCGTCCGGTCCGACACCGGCATCAACACGGTCGCCGACCTGCGCGGCAAGCGCGTCTCAACGGGCTCGCCGAAGTCCGGCACCGAGGTCGTCGCGAACCGCCTGCTGCAGGCGGCCGGTCTGAACCCCGAGACAGACGTCCAGGCCCAGCGCCTCGACCTGGCGAAGACGTCCGACGGCATGAAGTCCGGCACGCTCGACGCGCTGGTGTGGGTCGGCGGCCTGCCGACCGCGCAGATCACGGACATCACGACGTCGATGAAGGGCAAGGTCAAGCTGCTCGACCTGAGCACGCTGGTCGAGCCGCTGAAGAAGATCAACCCCGGCTACGGGCCTGGCATCATCCCGGCCGCGTCGTACGGTCTCGGCGCGGACGTCCCGACGTTCGTGGTCCCGAACATGCTCCTGGTCCGCGAGGACTTCCCGGCCGCAAACGCTTGCGCGATCACGAAGCTGATCTTCGACAAGCGCGCCGACCTGGAGAAGGTCCACCCCGCCGCCAAGCAGATCGACAAGGTGACCGCGCGTCAGACGGACCCCGTGCCGCTGCACGCCGGCGCAGGCCAAGCCCTGGGGTCGTGA